In Gossypium hirsutum isolate 1008001.06 chromosome D01, Gossypium_hirsutum_v2.1, whole genome shotgun sequence, the genomic window TAATTTGCTGTTGTTAACATTACTCTTTTAATTTGAGTTATTCTTCTCTGCTATTGAGTTTTTTTGGGTTTCATTTTATGGCAACTAAGTAAATGTAGATATGTGTATTGAGAAGCAGATTGTAGCAATGGCAGCTCTGTTTTGGGTTGTGTTGGGAAATGAACATAGAAAGCTGAGGTTTTAGTGCCTTGTGTTTGGTTGAACCAACATGTTTTCCACTGGTTTCATTTGGATAATGTATGTACAAGTGGATGGTTGAAAATTATAGCAACACCACGTGTGAATTTCATTGTGTTTGTGGTTTGTGGGAGAATTAGATTGGCTAGTTGATTTGATGGTTTGATTGGTTCGACCAGTGGTATATAACTAAATATAGAGAAAGTTATTGtgatttgatataaaaaaaaaaagagggaaaattGATGGTCTGACCAATTAGATCATCGGTCCAATTCTGGCTTTATGCACCAAATTGCACCCCTTAATCCTTTGAAATATTTGAGAATAAAGAAACCAAATTGCACCACTACCCCAACTATAAACATGCACATTGGACAGGTTGTGTTGGTTTTTTAAGTTTTcgagtttttttgtttttggataTTTTGGGTTTGGATTGTTTTAAGTTCGAATCATTTAGAATCTATTTGGTACTGTCCCAACTACAGTTCATAACATTTCCAGTTCTTCTCTGTGGCTCCTCCTAATCACTGAGTACTTGCCGGCGGTGTTAACGGTTCTACTTCCGATATCACGGCTGACTGCTTTTGGACTTAAAGATTATTGACTTTGCTAATAACAGACTTACTGGAACCATGCCTGCAAATTAATCACTGTCCAGAAGCTTGGGCATTGACCAGAAATCAATTGTATTGGTAGAAGataattcaacttatttaatcgaAAAGAAACAGGATACACATATTACAAGCAAAATAAAAAGGGGAGAACATAACCAGCAAAAACAGCATACAGTGGAAACAGAAACCAGAAACTGGATAATACAAGGAAAGAGATAGCTAAGTACCTCTTTTAACTTATTCCCTACTCCTTAATACCAATCGTTGCTGGGTCCTCCCCCTTTGGCTCTGCTTTGCTCTCCTCCCATGCTTTTTTGTTTCACGACCAAGACGAGGGAAAAGCCTGGAGAGAGCATGATCAATACGCTCGAAATACCAGATCCTCCATCTCTTCCAATAGATAAGAGGTACAATGATAGTTCCCAACCCAAAGATAAACCCTATCTCGATACTTAAATGATTCCAGTGTATAATGCTCCCTGTCTCAGAATCTGAAGGGTTGTCTTCTTTAGCTGGTGGCAATCCGCACTTTGTCTTCAAAGGAGGTCCACATAATCCGGCATTGTTCTCAAATGAAGCTTCTGGAAATGATTGAAGTTGGGTGCTCGTTGGGATTGGACCCACTAGCTTATTATTTGAGACATTAAGACATGAAAGGAAATTGAGGTTTGCTAGCTGCAAAGGGATCTCACCCCGTAGGCTATTGCTTGAGAGGTCCAAGGACTCAAGCTCTCGCAGGTTTCCGAAAGATGATGGGATTGGACCTGTGAAATCATTATGCGAAAAGTTAAGGCCATGAAGTTCTTTGAATTTGCCGATTACTTCTGGTATTAGCCCTTCAAAGTTGTTCCATGAAATGTCAATGGAGGTGAATACGGGCAGGATCTTCACCAGCTCTAACTCTAAACCTTTGGTGGTAATTGTTATTGCATCTTGATATCTAGTACCGCCTCCAGAACCAGAATCTACAAAATGGAGATGTTTGAGCTCTAACaggttactatatgggttatgcTGCATAGCATCCCACGTCCCCAAACATGTCAGATGCAGTTTACCACTAAAATTGTTGGATGCTAAGTCAAAAATCTGCAGCATTGACCATCCACCATTATTTCCAGAACAATCAATGTGACCGTTAAATTTGTTGGAACGTAAAACAAGGACATGCAACTTGGCTATATTCTTCAAATGCCATGGGAATGAGTCATTGATCTGATTGTTGCCAATGTCTAAAACCTCCAGCATTTTGCAATTCCCTAATGATTTTGGAACCTTTCCTTCCAGTCGGTTTTGATTGAGTTTGAGAGTTTGTAACTTACAGCTTTTTGAAAAAGTGTCAGAAATGATGCCACTGAGATTGTTTTGTCTTAAATCCAATACTCCAAGAGATCCGCTCATCTGAAAGAGGCATTGAGGAATTGGCCCACTCAATGAATTATTAGACAAATCGAGTACTCTAAGAGATGTACTGCTGCATATCGATGGAGGGATACTCCCatgaatgttgttatttgagatggaaaagaaagaaacatgCTGGAGGGAGTCACCAATGTGAGCTGGTAAAACAGAGCTGAAATTGTTGTCTGAGTAATCCAGATAAGTGGCATCTAATGTAGGAATTGGGATTTCCCCTTGTAATTGGTTGACATGCAGGTCAATAATCTCAACACTAGAAGTTATGTTCTTCAAAGGTCTTTCGAACCCAACAAGAAAGTTATCAGAAAGATTTAGGCGCGCAAGATCTATTGGTTTCCAAATCCAATCAGGTATTTTCCCATGAATATGGTTGTTTGAAAGGTCAAGATACATTAAGCTGGACTGATTTTTCAAGAAACCAGGGAACTCTGTTAAGTTGCAAGATGCCAGCCCCAATCCGGTAAATGTGGGGAAAGAAAGCAAGGAAATATTAGTAGCAGTGGCATCAATAGACAACCTGTTATGCGAGAGATCAAGAGAAAAAAGATTCCCCAAGTTCTGAAAGGCATTCATTGGTATCAAACCGTTGAAGTTGTTTGAAGAAAGATGTAGGGTTTCTAGACCACGGAGTTCAAACAAAGACGTTGGAAATTGCCCTTGTAACTTGTTGTTGCTAAGATCAAGGGTATTAAGCAGTGAAGAGGCCTTATCATGAAAGTCACCAATGCTGCCATTGAATTGATTGTGAGAAAGGTCAAGTCTCTGCAGTGATGGAATGCCAAACAAAGTTGGTGGAATGGTTCCACTTAGCTTGTTGCCTCCTAAGTCAGCATTTTCTAGCTTTGAAAGGCTTGACCAGTCAGTGGAATGAATTGTGCCGACTAACTTATTATGAGCAAGGCTTAGGTTGGTAAGATTCCTCGATGAAGAGAAGGACGGTATTGGACCAGAAAAATTGTTATTGGAAAAATCCAAAGAGACAAGTTGGGTAAGTTTCTCAACTGCTTTGGGTATGGGTCCGCTGAAATTGCAACCAGCAAGCTCTATTCTTGTCAGTCGTCCTAGGTTATCGAGAGATTCTGGAATTTGCCCCCCGAACTTTGTGCTGCTAAGTGCGAGAGCTTGAAGAGAAGCATTGAGAGGAAAATTTGGAAATGAACCTTTGAGTAACATGTTGTATGACAAATAAAGTGTCTGTAAGGTAGGTATCTGGAAAATTTCATCTGGCAGTCTTCCTTTCAACCCAGTGCTACTAAGACTAAGGGAAGTCAGGTTTGGGAATTCTGCAAAGAATTGTGGAACTGAAGCAGACAAGTTGTTGTAGTCCAAGCAAATTACCGAGAGAGATTGGAGCTTGGAAAGTGAAGAATGTATAGGTCCTGAAAGATAACAGTTGGACATGCTCAACACTTGCAACTCAGTCAACGGCGATAATGCCCGACACCATTCATTCCCCGTAGCTGATATATTTACGCTATCAAGATAGAGAAATCTTAGCCTCGTCAGATTTTGAACAAGCATCTCTAGGTTCGGCTTCTCAAGTTTCAATGGTTCTCCACTCAAGAATGAATCTGTAGATAAATCGAGAGTAACCAACCTTGTCAAGCGTGAAATCTTAGCTGGGATTTGTCCTGTAAAGCCAACATTGGATAAATTAAGATAACTCAAATTCTCCAATTTATCAAATCCAGCGGGAAAAGCAGTCATGAACTGATTAAAAGCCAAATTGAGTCGCTGAAGATGTTGAAGACGAAAAAGACTACTTGAACCGTCAATTGAGCTTGAAATTGCTCGGTTGCTCAAGTCAAGACCGATAACATGACCACCGCCATCGCAACTTACACCATCCCAGGAACAGCAATCCATGGCTTGATTCCATTTCATCAGCTTTCCTAATGGAATAGGATATATAAAAAGATCGGAGCTGCTTGTCAAATTCAAGTCGAGCAACAACTGTTTTTGATCGTTTCGACATTGACCAGAAACTAAAACTAAGTTGCTAATACTAAGGAAAGTTGCAAAATATGAACTGAATAAGAGCCATGAAAGCAGTAAAATcctcatatttcttttttttgaGGCTATTGAAAGATGAATGAAACTTGTAAGAGACGTTGAGCATATAAAGAAATGGGGGAGGGAGAAAGCTCGGATGCTATAAGACTATGAATACTCGAGGCACTTTGGATGGGTGTTTATTTTAGTTGCGATACGTCttacgctacagtatcgctataatattttatttcatcgtCATTGTAATTTTTACACTAATCCAAATAAACGCACTAGGGACTCTCGATGCTgcagtgtagtaagattgaaaaaGTGATTAATAGGGAGAGTGGAGAAGAAAATTGCAAACGTCTCACTTGGTCTAATAatgagagagagaagaaaaaggaTTATAGAGTTGTGTGTGGTGGGTTAATTTCTCCATCAACCCTGGCCAAGGTTCTCCTAACATTAAATAATTTGGTTATATTTCAATACATGTAACATTTTAGGTCCCATATCGAAAAGACTGACTGAAGAAGAAAATTAAAAGGTTGGTTGGATGTCCATATATCATTTCATTAAGATGAATTCTTAGGTTTGACTTCTCAAGTTTGACTACAaattaagggtgggtttggatgggcgattgggtgcagtgcggtgcgtttagtttactttttgtctcacgctacagtatcgctacagcaTCTGATCTCACTgcaaccgctatttttacactaaccacaggtaaacgcaccgcccatctaaACTCACCCTAAGATACATTAAGAGTAACTTTATCAAGCCTGAAATCTCAATTGGAATTTCCCCTATAAAACCACCAGCTTTggacaaaggaaaagaaaaatagggTTAATAATGAATACTTACATAACAAGTacttaaatagaaaaatagaaggGTCAAATGGGGTGAATAAGAAAAATAGGCAATTAGCAATTGGAAGGGTTAAAACTacactttttaatttaaaatagaaGGCTCAGGACTGAAAATgactcaaaaaaatatattttcagcttttaatatgaaaaaaaaatttagactaaaataaattaattaaatgttacaGTTTTCAATTTTTTACCATAAATGCTTCATctcttagggtgggtttggatgggattgggtgcggtgcagtgcgtttagcttactttttgtctcacgctacagtatcgctacagtatctaatttcaccgccaccgctgtttttacactaactgcaggtaaacgcaccgcccatccaaactcacccttagggtcccaaaatttttttaacttttattgtattacattttatatatatatatttttaaaaagggGCTCAATTTATTGCTTCGCCTATAGCCCCAAAAATGTCAAGAATGGGACTGCTTACATTTCATATTAATTtacactaatttttttattattcatgtCTGTTTTACGGTTCATATTTGAGATATGTGGCTATCGCTCCTAACAATGTTGTTTTTAAAGTTTGGACTTATATCTCCTCTTAAAAATACAATGTCTTACCATTATACCTAACACTTATCAGTATTAATTTACACTAATTACAATAACTAAAACTACATTATTTGAAAAAGTAAATAGTTACATGCAACCCACAAAATTGCTAGTGAAGAAAAATGCAAACTattattaatttggtaaaaagatCTCTCCAATttctctcaattttgaaattgagcaaattagtctctttaaaaaaatttgaagtaaTTTAATGTCTGTCAATTTcgaaaataaacaattaaagataattaagcaCAACGTTAATGTCTCTTATCAACTGCACATAGTTTTTATCTacataataattttattctttaatgtttatatgttttgtcatTTTAGCCTTAATTCTAAAAAGTTCAAACAAATTCAGtatcaacatttatacatttgcacaaattttgcgaaataaatttgttaaattaaaaccaaattgacaaaatatatgaattttaagggttaattttgttattataccaatcaaaaccatgtacaattaataaaaaatattaacttcgtgattaattatccttattgctcactttcgaaattgatagagattaaattacttttaaattttttgagaaggaccaatttgctcaattttaaaattgagagtGATGAAATAGTTATTTTTACCTATTAATTCTCTTCTAAAAAAGTTGAGAAGTGTACCAAAAATTCCATGTGGCTTTAATGCAGGCAACAGGGCAGGCTCCTTAAATTTCAATGGTGTGTTCTAAGAATATGACTAATTATTAGTTTGTATCATCTACTTTCCCTCCTTTGCCTTTTTAGTTTTTCCTGGACCATAACCAGTTGATTATAGTCTGCAATAGAGTTGGACGATATATGAGATGAGAGGAGACTGAACAAGGATATTAAAAGGTTGGTTGGATGTCCATATCAACTTTCCACTGAATTAATTCCATACACCTCTTTTCTCACTAATAATATCCCAAAACCATTGACTtcaaagtcttttttttttgctatgtTCAAGACTATCATTTCACTAAGATGAATTCTTGGTTACTTACAGTTACTGCATGGTAATCTAAGTACAAGTAATAAATCAAGTGTTGTGAAGTGACCATTCATGAAATGACGAATTAAGGTTGCGAAGTTGCGAGTTCAAAAGATGTGAACTCATCGAAAGCTGTGAGCTCTCCTAAAGAGACGACCTCACCAAAAATACAAGCTCATCAAAATGTGAACTGTTAAGGGTTTTGGCGATCCCTCGTATGAAGTGCGAGCAAGGTTCGCATGTGCTAAAATTGATGTTtttgtttaatcattttatcTTTGCTTTCCGTAGATGTTTAGTGggattaatttcacatttatatGGTAAATTTTTGGAATGAAAATGAAGATGAATATACAAGCAGATTATTCCATCTGCCAAGTGTTCTACTTATTTAATCCAATAGAAACAGGATAAACTTGTTACAAGGAAAATAGAAGCTGAAAACAAAAGCAGCAGAAACAACATACGGTTGAAACAGAAACCAGAAACTAAAGTACCTCTCTTTAACTTAAATGATTCTAGTGTATAATGCTCCCTGTTTCAGAATCTGAAGGGCTGTCTTCTTTAGCTGGTGGCAATCCGCACATTGTCTTCAAAGGAGGTCCACATAATCCGCTATTGTTCTCAAATGAAGCTTCTGAAAATGATTGAAGTTGGGTGCTTGCTGGGATTGGACCTACTAGCTTATTATTTAAGACATtgagaaatgaaaggaaattgaggtTTGCTAGCTGCAAAGGGATCTCACCGAATAGGACCCAAGCTCTCGCAAGTTTCCGAAAGTTGTTGGGATTGACCCTGTGAAAGCATTATGTGAAAAGTTGAGGGCATCAAGTGCTTCGAATTTACCAATTACTTCTGGTTTTGGCCATTCAAAGTTGTTAACTGGTATTTTCACAAGCTCCAACTTATTGCCTTTGATGGTAACTGTTATTGCATCTTCATAATATTTAAAATCATCATCTCCGAAGTCTAAATTTATGAGATGTTTGAGCTCTGATTGGCCTTTATCTGAGTTAGGCTACATAGCATCCCATGTCTCCAAACATGTCATATGCAGTTTACCACTAAAATTGTTGGATGCTATGTCAAAAATGTTGAgagctggactgcaatgcaacatgaaGCCAGCTACTGTCGAGATCAGCAGCAAACAACTGCAGCTATTGAGCTCAACAAATTTGCTTGGTGCGCAAGAATGAAAATCGACCGAATGAAGCAAccagtttttaattattttgttgtaATGTAATCTAGCTTAGTTGCTTTGTAACTAGTTTATGAAGTTAGTAGGATTAAGTTTTGATTGGATCTTTGATGTAAAAGCTGGTATGTCAGCTTATCTTTGTATTTGTCTAAGCTTGTATTAGATGTGCATTAGTGGAGGCAGTTAGATTATTAGGTAACTGTCATATTGCATATTGTAACTTATatacattttgaattttgaatgaaAGTAGTAGTTCAGTTACAAATTTTGCTGAGCATTCAAGTTACATTTTTGCTGTtttgcttgttttttttttttttggctcgaTCACTCTTGTTCCTGCTTGCAACTTTGTTTGCtgtttgctgctgccattgttccaacaaaaAATCTAAAGCATTGGCCATCCATTATTATTTCGGGGACAATCAATGTGACCGTTGAATTTGTTGGAACGTAAAACAAGGACATGCAACTTGGCTATATTCTTCAAATGGCATGGGAACGAGTCATTGATCTAATTATTGCCAATGTCTAAGACCTCCAGACATTTGCAATTCCCTAATGATTTTGGAACCTTTCCTTCCAATCGGTTTTGATTGAGACTGAGAGTTTGTAATCAACAGCCTTTTGAAAAAGTGTCAGAATGGTGCTACTGAGTTTGTTTCGCCTTAATCAGTACTCCAAAAGGCACGTTCATCTGAAAGAGGCATTGAGGAATTGGCCCACTCAGAATTATTAGACAAATCAAGTAC contains:
- the LOC107891561 gene encoding receptor-like protein 7; this encodes MDCCSWDGVSCDGGGHVIGLDLSNRAISSSIDGSSSLFRLQHLQRLNLAFNQFMTAFPAGFDKLENLSYLNLSNVGFTGQIPAKISRLTRLVTLDLSTDSFLSGEPLKLEKPNLEMLVQNLTRLRFLYLDSVNISATGNEWCRALSPLTELQVLSMSNCYLSGPIHSSLSKLQSLSVICLDYNNLSASVPQFFAEFPNLTSLSLSSTGLKGRLPDEIFQIPTLQTLYLSYNMLLKGSFPNFPLNASLQALALSSTKFGGQIPESLDNLGRLTRIELAGCNFSGPIPKAVEKLTQLVSLDFSNNNFSGPIPSFSSSRNLTNLSLAHNKLVGTIHSTDWSSLSKLENADLGGNKLSGTIPPTLFGIPSLQRLDLSHNQFNGSIGDFHDKASSLLNTLDLSNNKLQGQFPTSLFELRGLETLHLSSNNFNGLIPMNAFQNLGNLFSLDLSHNRLSIDATATNISLLSFPTFTGLGLASCNLTEFPGFLKNQSSLMYLDLSNNHIHGKIPDWIWKPIDLARLNLSDNFLVGFERPLKNITSSVEIIDLHVNQLQGEIPIPTLDATYLDYSDNNFSSVLPAHIGDSLQHVSFFSISNNNIHGSIPPSICSSTSLRVLDLSNNSLSGPIPQCLFQMSGSLGVLDLRQNNLSGIISDTFSKSCKLQTLKLNQNRLEGKVPKSLGNCKMLEVLDIGNNQINDSFPWHLKNIAKLHVLVLRSNKFNGHIDCSGNNGGWSMLQIFDLASNNFSGKLHLTCLGTWDAMQHNPYSNLLELKHLHFVDSGSGGGTRYQDAITITTKGLELELVKILPVFTSIDISWNNFEGLIPEVIGKFKELHGLNFSHNDFTGPIPSSFGNLRELESLDLSSNSLRGEIPLQLANLNFLSCLNVSNNKLVGPIPTSTQLQSFPEASFENNAGLCGPPLKTKCGLPPAKEDNPSDSETGSIIHWNHLSIEIGFIFGLGTIIVPLIYWKRWRIWYFERIDHALSRLFPRLGRETKKHGRRAKQSQRGRTQQRLVLRSRE